Proteins from one Telopea speciosissima isolate NSW1024214 ecotype Mountain lineage chromosome 1, Tspe_v1, whole genome shotgun sequence genomic window:
- the LOC122648071 gene encoding putative E3 ubiquitin-protein ligase XBAT31 — MGQGLSCRVGEEHGRFSSAVQIGDLDAVVALLERDPTLLHQSSVYDKLSPLHIAAAYGQIEVMSFLLDRSVQPDILNRHKQTPLMMAAMHGKSSCVRKLLQAGANILMFDSANGRTCLHYAAYYGHSDCLQAILSSAHSSPVAESWGFARFVNVRDDGGATPLHLAARQRRADCVHILLDSGALVCASSGGFGCPGSTPLHLAARGGSLDCVRELLAWGADRLQRDSSGRIPHGVALKYKHRACAALLNPSSAEPLVWPSPLKFISELNPEAKVLLERALMEANKEREKCILKGMACSLPSPSHSDGDSSLDDNISEESDNEMCCICFDQICTIEVRDCGHQMCAQCTLALCCHNKPNPNTACMSAPVCPFCRSSIVQLVVVKSKTKDEMDWDTNCSKIRKSRKSRNFSEGSSSFKGLSAVGSFGKMGARGSGRIAADSSDWVDKP; from the exons ATGGGTCAGGGACTGAGTTGCAGAGTCGGGGAGGAACATGGCCGCTTCAGTAGTGCTGTTCAAATTGGGGACCTAGACGCGGTTGTTGCCCTTTTGGAGAGAGACCCGACTCTTCTGCATCAGTCGTCTGTCTATGATAAGCTTTCTCCCCTTCATATCGCTGCTGCTTATGGTCAGATCGAG GTTATGTCCTTCCTTTTAGATCGATCTGTTCAACCCGATATCTTAAATCGTCACAAGCAG ACTCCACTTATGATGGCTGCAATGCACGGCAAGAGCTCCTGCGTGCGGAAGCTCCTTCAAGCCGGGGCGAAT ATTTTGATGTTTGATTCTGCCAACGGAAGGACTTGCTTACACTATGCTGCTTATTACGGACATTCCGATTGCCTTCAAGCCATTCTCTCAAGTGCCCATTCGAGCCCTGTTGCCGAATCTTG GGGATTCGCACGCTTTGTGAATGTTAGAGATGACGGCGGAGCTACTCCTTTACACTTAGCGGCCCGACAAAGACGGGCTGATTGTGTTCATATCTTGTTAGATAGTGGTGCTCTTGTATGTGCCTCTTCGGGCGGATTTGG CTGCCCAGGGAGCACTCCACTTCATTTGGCAGCACGAGGAGGTTCATTGGATTGTGTACGGGAACTGCTTGCGTGGGGCGCAGATCGCCTTCAAAGAGACTCATCTGG GAGAATACCACACGGGGTTGCTTTGAAATACAAGCACAGAGCATGTGCAGCCCTGCTGAACCCATCCTCAGCAGAGCCTCTTGTGTGGCCATCGCCTTTGAAATTCATTAGTGAACTTAATCCAGAGGCAAAAGTCTTGCTGGAGAGGGCCCTTATGGAAGCAAACAAGGAAAGGGAGAAGTGCATCTTGAAGGGGATGGCATGTTCACTTCCGTCGCCTTCACATTCTGATGGAGACTCCAGTCTCGATGACAATATCTCTGAG GAGAGCGACAACGAGATGTGCTGCATCTGCTTTGACCAGATCTGCACAATTGAGGTCAGAGACTGTGGCCACCAGATGTGTGCTCAATGCACTCTAGCTTTGTGCTGCCACAACAAGCCAAACCCGAATACAGCATGCATGAGTGCCCCTGTCTGCCCATTTTGCCGTAGCAGCATCGTCCAACTGGTGGTTGTCAAGAGCAAGACCAAGGATGAAATGGACTGGGACACCAATTGCTCGAAGATAAGGAAGTCAAGGAAGTCCCGAAACTTTAGCGAGGGCAGCAGCAGCTTCAAGGGCTTGTCAGCCGTGGGTTCATTTGGGAAGATGGGTGCCCGCGGTTCAGGAAGGATTGCTGCTGACAGCAGTGATTGGGTTGATAAACCATGA
- the LOC122658554 gene encoding uncharacterized protein At3g17950-like, with the protein MAQQEDGWPLGLQPLNVRVGLVRNSNYSGSISFNTLITGSPSSSTDSSSDLDTESTGSFFHDKSMTLGSLIGVSSILELSGRSGGGRRTEALRSRKSYKSKTWFFSLCSRGEDSPDGLNNPPPSLGHFLEAERRAANDYRRNQSPTIYEADEYGRARNGSEPNPLFVDGRIAPPQSTNSWFDSEVGGSSHNHKSLDHGNGFPVPVLFSCVCGQP; encoded by the exons ATGGCTCAACAG GAAGATGGATGGCCTCTGGGTTTGCAACCATTAAATGTGAGAGTTGGGTTGGTTAGGAATAGTAATTACTCTGGATCAATTTCATTCAACACTTTGATCACTGGTTCTCCAAGTTCCTCTACggattcttcatcagatttGGATACAGAG TCCACAGGATCCTTCTTCCACGACAAGAGCATGACACTTGGAAGCCTCATTGGTGTGTCCAGCATTCTAGAGCTCTCAGGAAGATcaggtggaggaagaagaacagaagccTTGAGAAGCAGGAAGAGTTACAAGTCCAAAACTTGGTTCTTCTCTCTATGCTCGAGAGGTGAAGATAGTCCTGATGGACTGAACAACCCTCCTCCATCCCTGGGCCATTTTCTTGAAGCAGAGAGAAGAGCAGCTAACGATTACAGGAGAAATCAGAGTCCAACTATTTATGAAGCCGACGAGTATGGCCGAGCAAGGAATGGGTCTGAACCAAATCCACTATTCGTTGATGGCCGCATAGCACCTCCTCAGTCAACAAACTCATGGTTTGATTCAGAAGTTGGTGGGTCATCCCACAACCACAAGAGCTTGGACCATGGAAATGGGTTCCCTGTTCCAGTACTGTTTTCATGTGTGTGTGGACAACCCTAA
- the LOC122648551 gene encoding H/ACA ribonucleoprotein complex subunit 4-like → MSEIEHSRSEKKKKKKDSNNESNPNDQVDFLIKPQSFTPSLDTSQWPILLKNYDRLNVRTGHYTPLPSGYSPLKRPLHEYIKYGVLNLDKPANPSSHEVVAWIKRILHVEKTGHSGTLDPKVTGNLIVCIDRATRLVKSQQGAGKEYVCIARLHSAVPDVAKVARALETLTGAVFQRPPLISAVKRQLRIRTIYESKLLEYDADKHLVVFWISCEAGTYVRTLCVHLGLLLGVGGHMQELRRVRSGILGEKDNMVTMHDVMDAQWVYENYRDETYLRRVIMPLEVVLTSYKRLVVKDSAVNAICYGAKFMIPGLLRFENDIEVGEEVVLMTTKGEAIALGIAEMTTAVMATCDHGVVAKIKRVVMDRDTYPRKWGLGPRASMKKKLVAAGKLDKHGKPNENTPSEWLRNVVLPAGGDAMVAGLAAAGELVPVKVETEMVVEEKKKKKKHKNVEDEEGHKRKLEDNGSPAPIPTKKVKVEDVEVVEKEEKKVKLKKKKEAEEEELESLEVDKKEKKKKKKSKENGGAGFSDEEKSEKKKKKKKSKENDDDGASGGPASAVGSDEDGSEKKKKKKKKKDRDADE, encoded by the coding sequence ATGTCTGAGATTGAACACTCACgttcagagaagaagaagaaaaagaaggattcCAACAATGAAAGTAACCCAAATGACCAAGTCGATTTCCTGATCAAACCCCAGAGCTTCACCCCTTCCTTAGACACCTCCCAATGGCCTATCCTCCTCAAGAACTACGATCGCCTCAACGTCCGTACCGGCCACTACACTCCACTCCCTTCTGGTTACTCTCCTCTGAAGCGTCCCCTCCATGAGTACATCAAGTACGGAGTCCTCAATCTCGACAAACCTGCAAACCCTTCTTCTCACGAAGTCGTTGCGTGGATCAAACGTATCCTTCATGTCGAGAAGACCGGTCACAGTGGAACCCTCGATCCCAAAGTGACTGGGAATCTCATCGTCTGCATCGATCGAGCGACCCGCCTCGTAAAATCGCAGCAGGGAGCTGGGAAAGAGTACGTTTGCATTGCAAGGCTTCATTCGGCGGTACCCGATGTCGCTAAGGTCGCCAGAGCTCTTGAAACACTTACTGGAGCTGTATTTCAGCGGCCTCCGCTCATTTCTGCGGTCAAACGGCAACTCAGGATTCGAACCATTTATGAAAGTAAGCTTCTTGAGTATGACGCTGATAAGCATTTAGTAGTTTTTTGGATTTCTTGCGAGGCAGGTACCTATGTTAGGACGCTATGTGTCCATTTGGGTCTGCTTTTGGGTGTTGGAGGGCATATGCAGGAGCTCCGCCGCGTTCGGTCTGGGATTTTAGGTGAGAAGGATAACATGGTTACAATGCATGACGTAATGGATGCTCAGTGGGTTTATGAAAATTACAGAGATGAGACTTATCTGAGGAGGGTTATAATGCCCCTTGAAGTAGTGTTAACGAGTTATAAGAGGTTGGTTGTTAAGGATTCTGCAGTGAATGCTATTTGTTATGGTGCCAAGTTTATGATACCTGGGTTGCTAAGATTTGAGAATGATATTGAGGTAGGAGAGGAGGTTGTGTTGATGACCACCAAGGGAGAGGCAATTGCTTTGGGTATTGCAGAAATGACCACTGCAGTGATGGCAACTTGTGATCATGGTGTGGTTGCAAAGATTAAGAGGGTGGTGATGGATAGGGACACTTATCCAAGGAAATGGGGTCTTGGTCCTAGGGCTTcgatgaagaagaagttggTTGCAGCGGGCAAGTTGGATAAGCATGGAAAACCTAATGAGAACACCCCCTCAGAGTGGTTGAGGAACGTGGTTCTCCCAGCAGGAGGAGATGCTATGGTTGCAGGTCTTGCTGCTGCTGGTGAACTGGTTCCGGTGAAAGTGGAGACAGAAATGGTTgtggaggagaaaaagaagaagaagaaacataagaATGTGGAAGATGAGGAAGGGCATAAGCGTAAACTAGAGGATAATGGCAGCCCTGCTCCTATTCCTACTAAGAAAGTAAAGGTTGAAGATGTTGAAGTTGtcgaaaaggaagagaagaaggtgaagttgaagaaaaaaaaagaggcagaGGAGGAAGAGTTGGAGTCTCTTGAAGTTgataagaaggagaagaaaaagaagaagaagtctaaaGAGAATGGTGGAGCTGGATTCTCAGACGAGGAGAAgtctgagaagaagaaaaagaagaagaagagtaaagaGAATGACGATGATGGTGCCTCAGGAGGACCTGCGAGTGCTGTTGGGAGTGATGAAGAtggaagtgagaagaagaagaagaagaagaaaaagaaggatagAGATGCGGATGAATAG